GGCTCGCGGGGCGCCATGGGTTTCGGCAAATCGAAAGCCAAATTGCTGACTGAATCGCATGGGCGCGTGACGTTTGACGACGTTGCCGGTGTCGATGAAGCGAAAGAGGATCTGGAAGAGATCGTCGAATTCCTGCGTGACCCGCAGAAGTTCCAGCGCCTTGGCGGCCGCATTCCGCGTGGTGTTCTGCTTGTCGGACCGCCCGGTACCGGTAAGACGCTTCTTGCCCGTTCCGTCGCCGGTGAGGCGGCTGTGCCGTTCTTTACGATTTCCGGCTCGGATTTTGTCGAGATGTTTGTTGGCGTCGGCGCCAGCCGTGTGCGCGACATGTTTGAGCAGGCGAAGAAAAACGCCCCTTGCATCATCTTCATCGATGAAATCGACGCTGTTGGACGACACCGTGGTGCCGGCCTCGGCGGCGGCAATGACGAGCGCGAGCAAACGCTCAACCAGTTGCTGGTTGAGATGGACGGCTTCGAGGCGAATGAGGGTATTATCCTGATTGCCGCCACCAACCGTCCGGACGTGCTTGATCCGGCCCTGTTGCGTCCAGGCCGTTTCGACCGGCAGGTGGTCGTTCCCAATCCTGATATCATCGGCCGCGAACGTATCCTGAAAGTTCACGTACGCAATGTGCCGCTGGCACCGAACGTTGATCTCAAGGTCATCGCACGCGGCACGCCGGGCTTTTCCGGCGCCGACCTGATGAACCTCGTCAACGAAGCGGCGCTGATGGCGGCGCGGCGCAACAAGCGTCTCGTCACCATGCTGGAATTCGAAGATGCCAAGGACAAGGTGATGATGGGTGCGGAGCGCCGTTCCACCGCGATGACGCAGGAGGAAAAGAAGCTCACCGCCTATCACGAATCCGGTCACGCCATCGTTGCACTCAACGTGGAATCGTCCGATCCGGTTCACAAGGCAACCATTATTCCGCGTGGTCGCGCGCTTGGCATGGTCATGCAGTTGCCGGAAGGCGACCGCTATTCCATGAGCTACAAATATATGGTGTCGCGCCTTGCCATCATGATGGGCGGGCGGGTCGCAGAAGAGCTGACATTCGGCAAGGAAAACATCACATCCGGTGCAGCCTCCGATATCGAGCAGGCGACCAAGCTTGCGCGGGCCATGGTGACGCAATGGGGCTTTTCCGATGAACTCGGACAGGTCGCCTATGGCGAAAACCAGCAGGAAGTGTTCCTCGGTCATTCTGTTGCTCAGCAAAAGAATGTCTCGGAATCGACGGCGCAGAAGATCGACAGTGAAATCCATCGCCTGATTGATGATGCCTACGCAGCCGCCAGACGTATCCTGACGGAGAAGGAAAAGGACTTCAAAACGCTGGCTGAGGGTCTGCTCGAATATGAGACGCTTTCGGGCGACGAGATCAAGGCCCTGCTTCGCGGTGAGAAGCCTTCACGCGATATGGGTGATGACACGCCGCCCTCCCGTGGTTCTGCCGTGCCCACCGCCGGTGCGAAGAGCCCTGACGGCAAGGAGGAGCCGGACGACAAGCCGGATGCGGGTATGGAGCCGCAGCCTCAGTAACCCTACGTCAAGAAAAACTTGTGAAAATGGCCGCTTCGAGCGGCCTTTTTTGCTATATCGGCGTGTAACGAAATCTTACCGGCAAAGGCCGCGCCCTATGGTAGGGATGAAAATTGCCGACGGCGGCGCAGGGGAAAGTGATGTCACGTCAATATTTCGGAACGGACGGTATTCGTGGAAAATCCAACACATTCCCGATGACCCCCGATGTGGCTATGCGGGTCGGTCTTGCAGCCGGACGCGTCTTCCGGCGCGGTGATCACAGGCACCGGGTGGTGATCGGCAAGGATACCCGTCTGTCGGGCTATATGCTGGAAAACGCGCTTGTTGCGGGCTTCACCGCGGCCGGGATGGACGTCTTCCTCCTCGGTCCTATTCCGACGCCTGCGGTTGCAATGCTGACCCGGTCGCTGCGCTCAGATATCGGCGTGATGATTTCGGCTTCCCATAACCCCTTCGAGGATAACGGCATCAAGCTGTTCGGGCCGGACGGATACAAACTGTCCGATGAACTTGAGTTGCGCATTGAGCGTCTTGTCGATGCGAACATGGCCGATCTGCTGGCAAGTTCTCCAAATATCGGTCGCGCCAAGCGCATTGACGGCGTCCATGACCGCTATATCGAGTTCGCCAAACGGACGTTGCCACGCAATGTGTCTCTTGACGGACTGCGGGTCGCGATCGATTGCGCCAACGGTGCCGCCTACAAGGTCGCTCCGGCGGCGCTTTGGGAACTGGGTGCGGAAGTGGTGACTTTCGGCAATGAGCCCAATGGTCACAATATCAATCTGAATTGCGGCTCCACCCATCCGGTGACGCTGGCAAAGAAGGTTCACGAGGTGCGCGCCGATATCGGGATCGCGCTCGACGGCGATGCGGACCGTGTGCTGATCGTCGATGAGAAGGGAACGGTCATCGACGGTGATCAGCTGATGGCCGTGATCGCCGAATCCTGGGCCGGTGACGGACGTCTTTCCGGCAACGGCATTGTTGCGACCGTCATGTCCAATCTGGGACTTGAGCGATTTCTGTCGGAAAGGGATTTGGCCCTGGCGCGCACCAAGGTCGGTGACCGTTATGTGGTCGAACATATGAGAGCCAACGGCTTCAATGTCGGTGGCGAGCAATCCGGACATATCGTCATGTCAGACTTCGCGACGACCGGCGACGGGCTTGTCGCGGCTTTGCAGATCCTGGCCTGCGTGAAACGCATGGACCGGCCTGTGAGCGATGTGTGCCGCCGCTTTGAACCGGTGCCCCAGGTGCTGAAAAATGTCCGTATTTCAGGCGGCAAACCGCTTGAGGACAAGCACGTTAAACAGGCTGTCGAGGCTGCCGAGGACGAACTTGGGTCGAGTGGACGGCTCGTCATCCGTCCTTCGGGCACGGAGCCATTGATCCGCGTCATGGCTGAAGGGGACGACCAGGGCAAGGTCGAGCGAATTGTCGACCAGCTCGTGAGCGTCATTTCAGACGTGCGCAGCGCCGCCTGATCACCCCGCCTCGATAAAGGACAATGCGCGCCATTCAATCGCGCATCCGCCTGCTTTTCTTCGCTGCTGATATGGAAACGACGACCGCCATGGCCGCGGGCGACGTTTCTGTCGGGGTCGCGAAACTGTTCGAATTTTCAGAAAGCCTGAAAGTCTGAAGCCGGATTAATGTCTGAAAACAAAAAGAAATTTTCGATTCTTCGGTAAATGGACATAGATAACAGGCTCTTAACCTTTTTCAGCGACACTTCCGGTGTGTAACAGAAATTTCGCCACGGTACGGACATGGGGGTTCGACCGGTTTGGTGGGGCCTGGAGAAGTAAAATGAGAGTATTCCTGTTAGCAACCACAGCGGCACTTGCCGTCACACCGGTTTTCGCGGCCGACACGCCTGTCGCAGTACCCGCAGTTGAACCACAGCCCGTTCACTACGGCGAAATGCGCGGATCGCATGATCCGTGGGAAGGATTTTATGTCAAAGGCCAGGTGGGTTACCTGTGGCCGGAATTTCGCGGTGCAACCTATGCCGTGACCGGCGGCACGTCCGGGTTTGAAACTGGTGAGCTCGACAACACTTGGGCCGCCGGTATTGGAGCGGGTTTCCAGGTGAACCGGTATCTTAGAACAGAGCTGATGTTCGACTATATTTTTGATTCGGATTTCTATGGTTCCACGGTCGGTCAATGCGGTGTTGGCCCAGGTGGCGCTCTGGTCGATTGTACATCCACCGACACCACAAGCTGGAATGCGTACACGCTGATGGCCAGCCTTTATGTCGACCTTGATTTTTGGGAGCACCATTCCGCATGGGGCCACATTGTCCCGTTTGTCGGTGGTGGCATCGGTGGTAGCTATGTGAACTGGGATCGGCTCAACAACACTGCTTGTGAGATTGCTGATCCGACAAACTGCGAGACCATTTACCACGAGGGCGAAAGCTCCTGGCGCTTCGCCTGGCAGGTTGAAGCCGGTGCTTCTTACTACTTCCGTTGCGATTTCGCCGGTGAGGCATCCTATCGCTACCGCCGGATCGGCGAGGGTGGGATGTTCGGTTACGCCAGCTCCACAGGTCCTGGCCATGATCAGGGTATCAATGTGCAGTCGGTCAATCTCGGCCTGCGGTACTACCCCGGCCGCGACTGCGAGCCGCCTTATGTCCCGCCGCATGTCCCGCCGGTCTATAAATAAGACCAGCTGATATTATCGTTTCGAACCGCCCGGCTTGCCGGGCGGTTTTCGTTTGTCGGGCCGTTTTCGTCTCATGCATGGGTAACGATCGGTAAAGAAACGTGGTGAACGAACATGCTTAACCGCAACTTAACCAGTTTCGCCCATAGTTGGCTTATGGAATTTGCGTCGGGGGAATACCTGCCCCGAGACAGGCAGAGGAACTGGTTTAATGATGAAGAGTTTCATGTCCCGCTCACTGATCGCAGCGCTTCTGCTTGGAAGTTCAAGCGCCGCTCTTTCGGCCGACCTGGACAACATAATCTACGCGCCGGAATTGCCCAGAACGAAGCCGGTTGAAGTCGGCAATGGCTGGTATCTTCGCGGCGATGTCAGCTACGATTTCTCGACCAGCGGATCCGGCGACACATTCCGCACCTATGATGGTGTGAGCTACACCGCACGCAACTTCACGACGTCTTCGTTCGATACCGATTGGGGTGCCGGTATCGGCTTCGGCTACCAATTTTCCAACTGGCTGCGGGCCGAGGCTATGCTGAACTACCAGCAAGGAACGCTGGACGGCTCGTACTCCTCGGCCGTCGTGCCGTGTTCGACGCCCGTTTTAGGGACAGGATGTAGTGTTGTCGGGTCCGGTGAGTTCGATTCCTACAGCGCCATGACCAATGGTTACATCGACCTCGGGACTTACGCGGGTTTCACACCCTATGTCGGTGCGGGCGCCGGTATGACCTACGTAAGCTATGACTCATTCAATGCGCAGGAGACCTGTATCGGCGGTGCTTGTCCTGTGGCGCCGCCTGCTTCGGTCACACGGCCGGGTGAATCCGATTGGCGCTTCACCTATGCGCTGATGGCCGGCGTTGCCTACGAGTTCATGCGCAATCTGAAAGTCGATGTGGGCTACAGATACACCAATGTCAGTGGCGGAGACGCGTTCGGCTTTGACGGCACATCTGCTGCGGGGGGCGCGACCGGCGTTCAAGGGACCGACAACGGTTACAGCACGCACGCTGTCACGACTTCACTGCGTTACTCCCTTTGGTAGGGTTCGTATCCGATTGCTCGAGAAATTGGCGGGTCATTCGGCCCGCCTTTTCTTTTTCGGCAATTGGCGACTGATTGACGACGTCGCTCGCACGCAGCAGCTGTGGACGAAAACCAACAGACGGGCAAGAACAGAGCCAGGTGTCTTTGCCCCATCAGTACCCGATCACGTTCACAATATCATCTCTGATAAAAACGAAATTCGAGAAGATGTATATGTTTGAATAGGGACTTTTCGGGTCCCTTTTCTCCAAACGGTCCGGCAGCAATTGAAAGACTTCATACCCTTCCAGCAATCTTGCAAACGAGTACAGGCTCTTTTCCCTGAAAAGATGATGGATGTTGAACTCAATCTGAATCAGTTTCGGCCGCAATTCGCGGATGATTCTCTTTGAACCGGACAGAACCTCGTACTCATATCCTTCCGTGTCGATTTTGATCAGATCGATCCCGGTTACGTCGGGTTGGCCGTGAAAGAAAGTGTCCAGTGTCGTCACTTCAACTTCCTGGGAAAGGTCGTTGACGACAAAGGGAACGTTTTTCACCTCTTCTGAAAATGATGCATGAGACAGGGCGGAATCGCTGTAGTGAATCAACCGCCTTTCGTTCCTTTCTCCGACACCTTTTTCGATCGGAACAAAGCGACCATCAAATGTGTCCGTCAAGCCCGAGAGTGTTTCATAGGATGAAGGAAGGGGTTCGAACGCGAAAACCTTTGCCTGTGTGGCTTGCAAAAGCAGTTTTGAGTAGGCGCCAACATTTGCCCCGACGTCCACACAAACCCTGGGGTTTATTTTGTTGAGAACGGTCTCCACCAGATGTTGTTCACCGCTGACATGTTGGTTTTGCCATCGGTCATAACCTTTTTGCTGCAAAATATGAGAGAGGATAAGGTCCGGTTTCCTTTTGACCAGAGGCTGTATGAAAGTCCGGATGTAAGCCTTGCGCAACAGGTTACCCATCAGGTGGGCCAACCGGGAAATTCAGCGCGGGTGACAGGCACTGTGATGTGGGTCATCGAATACAAACCATTTGTCTTGCGTTTGAGCGGATGAGACACCCGCGGCACACGGTCACAATATTGAAACAAGGCGGCCGGAGGCCGCCTTTTTTGTCTAGGCCCTCAGTGACGGTGCCATCCGCCGTGGTGGTGTGGGGCGTAGAGCGGTCCATACGGCCCATAAGGATGATAGGGGTGATATGGATGGTACGGCCCGTATGGGTGGTAGGGGTGGTAGGGATGATACGGGTGATACGGATGATAAGGTCCGTAGGGCGCATAGGGGTGGTAGTAGCGGTTCCAGTAGGGATACCAGGGATAGTTCTGATAGTGGGCATGCCAGTAGGCCTGGTTGAAGACCACGATGCTGATTCCGATCGCGACCCCGACCTGTGGTGTCAGCACGACGCGCTGTCCGTTGTTGACGGTCAGGATATAGGAAGAGGCAATCCAGCCGCGAGCCGAATTCCACGAGATGTCGCACCAGTCATATCCGGACTGACAGCCATAGACTTCAATGGTTGCATCCTGGGGCAAGGTTGCTATCGCTGGATAATTCGTTCCGGGGCCGGCGCGCATATGCACAGTCGTTGTGGTGTAGCCGGTCGTCTGGGCAAGTGCAGCCGTCGCGATCAGCGGCAATATCAGGGTTAAAAGCGCTCGCGCGAAGTACATTCTCATGGAGAAGTCCAATCCACTTTGTTCAACCTGTCTTGATTAGATAGCCGGGTGCGTTGCGGGTCAAGCCGCGCATTGGCCTGTTATATATTTCCGCAAGCTGTTTTGCCCTGCGACGGCCGGTTGCGTTTTCAGGGTTGCGCTGTCCGGTTCTTTTGGCTATCCCCGCCAGTGGGACACCCCTCCCCAACGAGGGGCAACTATCTGGAAGGATAGCCAAATGACTGAGAATACAAAGCCGGACGTGCGTCCGGACAATCCCCGTTTTTCATCCGGACCTTGCACGAAGCGCCCCGGCTGGATGCCCGAAGCGCTCAAGGATGCCGCGTTGGGACGCTCCCATCGCGCCAAGATCGGCAAGGCCAAACTCAAACAGGCGATCGATGAGACCCGTGAGATACTCGGTGTGCCTGCCGACTATCGCATTGGTATTGTGCCTGCATCCGATACCGGTGCGGTGGAAATGGCGCTGTGGTCGATGCTCGGCGCGCGCGGCGTTCAGATGCTCGCCTGGGAATCTTTCGGCTCCGGCTGGGTCAGCGATGTCGTCAAACAGCTCAAGCTGCCGGATGCCGATGTTCTCGAGGCCGATTACGGTCATTTACCCGACCTCGAAAAGGTCGACTTTGCCCGTGATGTGGTTTTCACATGGAATGGCACCACCTCGGGGGTGTGTGTTCCAAATGGCGACTTTATTCCCGATGACCGGCAGGGGCTGACGATCTGCGATGCAACGTCCGCGGCGTTTGCCCAGGACCTTCCGTTCGAAAAGCTCGATGTTGTGACCTTCTCCTGGCAAAAGGTGCTTGGCGGCGAAGGCGGGCATGGTGTGCTGATTTTGAGTCCACGGGCTGTCGAACGCCTTGAAACTTACACGCCGCCATGGCCTTTGCCGAAAATCTTCTGCATGACCAAGGGCGGGAAGCTGATCGAGGGTATCTTCGAAGGCGCAACCATCAACACGCCCTCCATGCTTTGTGTCGAGGACTATCTGGACGCCCTGGCCTGGGCGAAGCATATCGGCGGCCTGCCGCAGCTTATGCGCCGCGCCGATGAAAATGCGGCGGTTATCGATGGTTTTGTGAAGCAATCGGACTGGATCGATTACCTCGCCGCCGATCCGGCGACCCGTTCGAATACGTCGGTGTGTCTCAAGATCGTCGATCCGCGTGTCGCAGCCCTGCCTGCGGCTGCGCAGGCCGCCTTCGCAAAGGGTCTGGCGGCCTCGCTCGAAAAGGAAGGCGTTGCCTATGATATCGGAGCCTACCGGGATGCGCCGGCGGGCTTGAGAATATGGGCAGGCGGAACGGTTGAAAAAACCGATCTCGAAGCGCTGATGCCGTGGCTCGAATGGGCTTTTGCGATGCAGATCGTCACTATTGAGTCAGCTGCCTGACTGAGTTTTGGGCCGCTGATGACGGCGGCCCGCTTTTACACCACATATCGCGATAGAGAGGGAGGCCATCATGGCACCGCGCGTACTTGTTTCCGACAAGCTTTCCGAAACCGCAGTTCAAATCTTCAAGGATCGCGGCATTGATGTCGATTTCCTGCCGGATGTTGGCAAGGACAAGGAGAAGCTGCTCGAGATCATCGATCAATATGATGGTCTCGCGATCCGTTCCGCAACAAAGGTAACATCCAAACTCATCGATGCGGCGAGCCGGCTCAAAGTGGTCGGCCGCGCCGGTATCGGCGTTGATAATGTCGAGATTCCGGCGGCTTCGCGCCGAGGCATTATCGTCATGAACACGCCGTTCGGGAACTCGATCACCACAGCAGAACATGCAATCGCCATGCTGATGGCCGTGGCGCGGCAGGTTCCGGCG
This portion of the Hoeflea prorocentri genome encodes:
- a CDS encoding FkbM family methyltransferase; its protein translation is MGNLLRKAYIRTFIQPLVKRKPDLILSHILQQKGYDRWQNQHVSGEQHLVETVLNKINPRVCVDVGANVGAYSKLLLQATQAKVFAFEPLPSSYETLSGLTDTFDGRFVPIEKGVGERNERRLIHYSDSALSHASFSEEVKNVPFVVNDLSQEVEVTTLDTFFHGQPDVTGIDLIKIDTEGYEYEVLSGSKRIIRELRPKLIQIEFNIHHLFREKSLYSFARLLEGYEVFQLLPDRLEKRDPKSPYSNIYIFSNFVFIRDDIVNVIGY
- a CDS encoding outer membrane protein — its product is MMKSFMSRSLIAALLLGSSSAALSADLDNIIYAPELPRTKPVEVGNGWYLRGDVSYDFSTSGSGDTFRTYDGVSYTARNFTTSSFDTDWGAGIGFGYQFSNWLRAEAMLNYQQGTLDGSYSSAVVPCSTPVLGTGCSVVGSGEFDSYSAMTNGYIDLGTYAGFTPYVGAGAGMTYVSYDSFNAQETCIGGACPVAPPASVTRPGESDWRFTYALMAGVAYEFMRNLKVDVGYRYTNVSGGDAFGFDGTSAAGGATGVQGTDNGYSTHAVTTSLRYSLW
- a CDS encoding SH3 domain-containing protein, encoding MRMYFARALLTLILPLIATAALAQTTGYTTTTVHMRAGPGTNYPAIATLPQDATIEVYGCQSGYDWCDISWNSARGWIASSYILTVNNGQRVVLTPQVGVAIGISIVVFNQAYWHAHYQNYPWYPYWNRYYHPYAPYGPYHPYHPYHPYHPYHPYGPYHPYHPYHPYGPYGPLYAPHHHGGWHRH
- a CDS encoding phosphoserine transaminase, with protein sequence MTENTKPDVRPDNPRFSSGPCTKRPGWMPEALKDAALGRSHRAKIGKAKLKQAIDETREILGVPADYRIGIVPASDTGAVEMALWSMLGARGVQMLAWESFGSGWVSDVVKQLKLPDADVLEADYGHLPDLEKVDFARDVVFTWNGTTSGVCVPNGDFIPDDRQGLTICDATSAAFAQDLPFEKLDVVTFSWQKVLGGEGGHGVLILSPRAVERLETYTPPWPLPKIFCMTKGGKLIEGIFEGATINTPSMLCVEDYLDALAWAKHIGGLPQLMRRADENAAVIDGFVKQSDWIDYLAADPATRSNTSVCLKIVDPRVAALPAAAQAAFAKGLAASLEKEGVAYDIGAYRDAPAGLRIWAGGTVEKTDLEALMPWLEWAFAMQIVTIESAA
- the ftsH gene encoding ATP-dependent zinc metalloprotease FtsH, with product MNPNFRNFALWAIIALLLIALFNMFQGPSERSASREISYSEFLQDVDNGRIRNVTIVGDTITGVYAEGGKSFQTYSPGDSGLVQRLEDRGVGITAKPEVDGSNTFFGYLISWLPILLILGVWIFFMRQMQGGSRGAMGFGKSKAKLLTESHGRVTFDDVAGVDEAKEDLEEIVEFLRDPQKFQRLGGRIPRGVLLVGPPGTGKTLLARSVAGEAAVPFFTISGSDFVEMFVGVGASRVRDMFEQAKKNAPCIIFIDEIDAVGRHRGAGLGGGNDEREQTLNQLLVEMDGFEANEGIILIAATNRPDVLDPALLRPGRFDRQVVVPNPDIIGRERILKVHVRNVPLAPNVDLKVIARGTPGFSGADLMNLVNEAALMAARRNKRLVTMLEFEDAKDKVMMGAERRSTAMTQEEKKLTAYHESGHAIVALNVESSDPVHKATIIPRGRALGMVMQLPEGDRYSMSYKYMVSRLAIMMGGRVAEELTFGKENITSGAASDIEQATKLARAMVTQWGFSDELGQVAYGENQQEVFLGHSVAQQKNVSESTAQKIDSEIHRLIDDAYAAARRILTEKEKDFKTLAEGLLEYETLSGDEIKALLRGEKPSRDMGDDTPPSRGSAVPTAGAKSPDGKEEPDDKPDAGMEPQPQ
- a CDS encoding outer membrane protein, giving the protein MRVFLLATTAALAVTPVFAADTPVAVPAVEPQPVHYGEMRGSHDPWEGFYVKGQVGYLWPEFRGATYAVTGGTSGFETGELDNTWAAGIGAGFQVNRYLRTELMFDYIFDSDFYGSTVGQCGVGPGGALVDCTSTDTTSWNAYTLMASLYVDLDFWEHHSAWGHIVPFVGGGIGGSYVNWDRLNNTACEIADPTNCETIYHEGESSWRFAWQVEAGASYYFRCDFAGEASYRYRRIGEGGMFGYASSTGPGHDQGINVQSVNLGLRYYPGRDCEPPYVPPHVPPVYK
- the glmM gene encoding phosphoglucosamine mutase gives rise to the protein MSRQYFGTDGIRGKSNTFPMTPDVAMRVGLAAGRVFRRGDHRHRVVIGKDTRLSGYMLENALVAGFTAAGMDVFLLGPIPTPAVAMLTRSLRSDIGVMISASHNPFEDNGIKLFGPDGYKLSDELELRIERLVDANMADLLASSPNIGRAKRIDGVHDRYIEFAKRTLPRNVSLDGLRVAIDCANGAAYKVAPAALWELGAEVVTFGNEPNGHNINLNCGSTHPVTLAKKVHEVRADIGIALDGDADRVLIVDEKGTVIDGDQLMAVIAESWAGDGRLSGNGIVATVMSNLGLERFLSERDLALARTKVGDRYVVEHMRANGFNVGGEQSGHIVMSDFATTGDGLVAALQILACVKRMDRPVSDVCRRFEPVPQVLKNVRISGGKPLEDKHVKQAVEAAEDELGSSGRLVIRPSGTEPLIRVMAEGDDQGKVERIVDQLVSVISDVRSAA